One genomic segment of Chloroflexota bacterium includes these proteins:
- a CDS encoding iron ABC transporter permease: MILPLLFLALFYFYPLAAILQTSFAGDAARGAHQVFTDVYYARVLGFTVWQATLSTLLTLGAALPAAYIFARYQLRGAAVLRALTTIPFLMPTLVVATAFSALFGPRGSVNLALMRAFALDAPPIQIINTLWIILLAHTFYNFTIVLRVVGGFWANLDPQIEHAARVLGANRARAFWHITLPLLAPAIIAAALLVFIFDFTSFGVVLILGGPRLATLEVEIYRQTVNLFDLPVAATLSLVQLVCTFLLMTLYTRMQTRMTQPLHLRPQTITRRPLQNLREKIFVGAYLAAMVIFLLAPLLAVAAASFENGLAYYAELFANRRDAITFVPPIQAVGNSLIFAGATVMLAVALGLTAAHTLASSQRVAKMLDPVLMLPLGTSAVTLGFGFILALGSWRTSVALVPVAHTLVAFPFVVRSILPVLRGIQPRLRETAQVLGASPWRVWRHVDLPIIARAVVVGAVFAFTISMGEFGATALVARPEMPTITLAIFRLLGQPGIANFGQALALTTILMFVSALAIIALERARPSDLGEF, encoded by the coding sequence CTGATTCTACCGCTCCTTTTTCTCGCGCTGTTCTACTTTTATCCGCTCGCCGCGATTCTGCAAACGAGTTTTGCCGGCGATGCGGCGCGCGGCGCGCATCAAGTATTCACCGACGTGTACTATGCGCGCGTCCTGGGATTTACCGTTTGGCAAGCCACGCTCTCGACGTTACTAACACTCGGCGCCGCGCTGCCCGCCGCGTACATTTTTGCGCGCTATCAATTGCGCGGCGCGGCGGTGTTGCGCGCACTGACGACGATCCCCTTCCTGATGCCGACGCTCGTCGTTGCGACCGCGTTCAGCGCGCTGTTCGGTCCGCGCGGCAGCGTCAATCTCGCGCTGATGCGCGCGTTCGCGCTCGACGCGCCGCCGATCCAGATTATCAATACACTTTGGATCATTCTTCTCGCGCACACGTTCTACAATTTCACGATTGTCTTGCGCGTCGTCGGTGGGTTCTGGGCAAACCTCGATCCACAAATCGAACATGCCGCGCGCGTGCTCGGCGCGAATCGCGCCCGCGCGTTCTGGCATATCACCTTGCCCTTGCTCGCGCCCGCGATCATTGCCGCGGCGCTCCTCGTATTCATTTTCGATTTCACCTCGTTTGGCGTCGTACTGATTCTCGGCGGTCCGCGTCTCGCCACACTCGAAGTTGAAATCTATCGCCAAACGGTCAACTTGTTCGATCTCCCGGTCGCGGCAACCTTGTCACTGGTTCAACTCGTCTGCACGTTTTTGTTGATGACCTTGTACACGCGAATGCAAACGCGCATGACCCAGCCCTTGCATCTCCGTCCGCAAACCATCACGCGCCGCCCTCTCCAAAACTTGCGCGAAAAGATTTTCGTCGGCGCGTATCTCGCCGCCATGGTGATCTTTTTGCTCGCGCCCTTGCTCGCCGTCGCCGCCGCCTCATTCGAAAACGGACTGGCGTACTACGCCGAGTTGTTCGCCAATCGTCGCGACGCGATCACGTTCGTCCCGCCGATTCAAGCAGTCGGCAATTCGCTCATCTTTGCCGGCGCGACGGTGATGCTCGCGGTCGCGCTCGGTCTTACCGCCGCGCACACGCTTGCCAGTTCACAGCGCGTCGCGAAGATGCTCGACCCGGTGCTGATGCTTCCGCTCGGCACCTCCGCGGTGACGCTCGGTTTCGGTTTCATTCTCGCCTTAGGGAGCTGGCGCACGAGCGTCGCGCTCGTCCCGGTTGCGCACACGCTCGTCGCGTTTCCGTTCGTCGTCCGGAGTATTTTGCCGGTGTTGCGCGGCATTCAGCCGCGCTTGCGCGAAACCGCGCAGGTACTCGGCGCGTCGCCCTGGCGCGTGTGGCGACACGTAGATTTGCCGATCATCGCGCGCGCGGTCGTCGTCGGCGCGGTCTTTGCGTTCACCATTTCAATGGGCGAGTTTGGCGCCACCGCGCTCGTCGCGCGTCCCGAAATGCCGACGATCACGCTCGCGATCTTTCGTTTGCTCGGTCAACCCGGCATCGCGAATTTCGGGCAGGCGCTCGCGCTCACGACGATCTTGATGTTTGTCAGCGCGCTCGCGATCATCGCGCTGGAACGCGCGCGCCCCAGCGACCTCGGCGAATTTTGA
- a CDS encoding ABC transporter ATP-binding protein yields MSLVEITRIAKTYEHQPLLRGVSLNVDAGEIVCLLGPSGSGKTTLLRIIAGLEVAESGAVHLEGTDLRGVPVHLRRFGLMFQDLALFPHKNVFDNVAFGLQMQNLSREAIRARVAETLELVGLTGFAERSVNNLSGGEQQRVALARSLAPRPRLLMLDEPLGALDRILREQLIADLRAILKRIGMTALYVTHDQDEAFALADRIAIMHDGQFAQVGAPAEIYRAPANAFVARFLGLTNMFPARALPDGRAETPLGIFAVTRPIENAVALVRAENVRVNSDGTGIPALVAECVFRAGTYRVRVVVRPQVELLIETDRALAVGAQIGLHIDAVELVNM; encoded by the coding sequence ATGTCACTTGTTGAAATCACCCGCATCGCCAAAACCTACGAACATCAGCCCCTCTTGCGCGGCGTCTCTCTCAACGTGGACGCGGGCGAAATCGTTTGTCTGCTCGGTCCGAGCGGTAGCGGCAAAACGACTTTGCTTCGCATCATCGCGGGACTGGAAGTCGCGGAGAGCGGCGCCGTGCATTTAGAGGGAACGGATCTGCGCGGCGTGCCCGTCCACTTACGCCGCTTTGGGTTGATGTTCCAAGACCTCGCGCTCTTTCCACACAAGAATGTGTTCGATAACGTCGCGTTCGGTTTGCAGATGCAGAATTTATCGCGCGAGGCAATTCGCGCGCGCGTCGCCGAAACGCTCGAACTCGTCGGGTTAACCGGCTTTGCGGAACGGAGCGTGAACAATTTATCCGGCGGCGAACAACAACGCGTCGCACTCGCGCGTTCGCTCGCACCGCGTCCGCGTCTCTTGATGCTCGACGAACCGCTCGGCGCGCTGGATCGCATCTTGCGCGAGCAACTCATCGCCGACCTACGTGCGATTTTGAAACGCATCGGCATGACCGCGCTGTACGTGACGCACGATCAAGACGAAGCGTTCGCGCTCGCCGACCGCATCGCGATCATGCACGACGGACAATTCGCGCAAGTCGGTGCGCCCGCCGAAATTTATCGCGCGCCGGCAAACGCGTTCGTCGCGCGTTTTCTCGGCTTGACGAATATGTTTCCCGCGCGCGCCCTGCCCGATGGTCGCGCCGAAACACCGCTCGGCATCTTTGCCGTGACACGTCCAATCGAAAATGCGGTCGCGCTCGTGCGCGCGGAAAATGTTCGCGTCAATTCAGATGGCACGGGCATTCCGGCGCTCGTCGCCGAATGTGTGTTTCGCGCGGGCACTTATCGCGTGCGCGTCGTCGTTCGTCCGCAAGTAGAGTTGCTCATCGAAACGGATCGCGCGCTCGCGGTCGGCGCGCAGATCGGATTGCACATTGATGCGGTGGAGTTGGTGAATATGTAG
- a CDS encoding polyprenol monophosphomannose synthase produces MPPAIIIPTYNERDNIPNLVSQLLALPMDAHIIIVDDNSPDGTGALVDEIVAREPRVACVHRPAKLGLGTAHIAGMQRAFELNLDPIVTMDADFSHHPRYVSGLLAALNKFDVVIGSRYTTGGGMEGRGWKLRLVSWGANSFARLMLGLRATDCTAGFRAYRRGVLQSIDLASVFSNGYSFLIEMLFLCQARGWRIGEVPITYQDRRAGTSKISRAEIYKATYTVLRLFYRRLRVTLGLLPRPTKIQ; encoded by the coding sequence ATGCCACCCGCCATCATCATTCCGACATACAACGAACGCGATAATATCCCGAACCTCGTCAGCCAACTCTTGGCATTGCCGATGGACGCGCACATCATCATCGTGGACGATAATTCGCCCGATGGCACAGGCGCATTGGTGGACGAAATCGTCGCGCGTGAGCCGCGCGTCGCATGCGTGCATCGTCCGGCAAAACTGGGACTAGGTACCGCGCACATCGCCGGGATGCAGCGCGCGTTCGAACTGAATCTCGATCCCATCGTGACGATGGACGCGGATTTCTCGCATCATCCACGCTACGTGTCAGGGTTGCTCGCCGCGTTGAACAAATTCGACGTGGTGATCGGCTCGCGCTATACGACGGGCGGGGGTATGGAAGGACGCGGTTGGAAATTGCGCCTGGTCAGTTGGGGCGCGAATTCGTTTGCGCGATTGATGCTGGGTCTGCGCGCAACGGATTGCACCGCCGGCTTTCGCGCGTATCGCCGCGGCGTGTTGCAATCCATTGACCTCGCAAGCGTGTTTTCCAACGGCTATTCGTTTCTCATCGAAATGCTGTTCCTCTGCCAGGCGCGCGGTTGGCGCATCGGCGAAGTGCCTATCACGTATCAAGATCGCCGCGCTGGCACCTCCAAAATCTCGCGCGCCGAAATTTACAAAGCGACGTACACCGTCTTGCGGTTGTTCTATCGCCGATTGCGCGTCACACTGGGTCTGCTCCCCCGTCCGACCAAAATCCAATAA